Below is a window of Corallococcus silvisoli DNA.
TCCCGGTGCTCGGCCAGCCGCTGGCTTCGCGTGAGCTTGTCGAGCTGGCTCATGGCATAGCGCCCGAAGCTGCCGAAGATGGCCTTGGAGACGAACGCCTCGCGCGCCTCCAGCACCCATTCGCCCAGGGTGTCCACCGCCGTCGCGCCCGGGACGAAGAGCGTCTCGAGCGTGTTTGGATCCGCGCGCAGGGCCTGCTCCACCGCCTTGCGCACCTCCCAGTACGTGGTGCTGCCGTCCGCGCTCACCAGGTCCCGCGCAGGCTCCCCGAGCCCCAGCGTCCACGACAAGGGCAGCGCGAACACGCCGCGCACATCCACGTCGGAGCGCTCGTCCGCGAGCCCCCAGGCGTGGCTGCCCACCCGCGTCTCCAGCACCACGCACGGCCGCAGCGCGCCCCAGGCCGCCTCTCGCCGCTGGGCGAACTGCACCTGGCCCATGCGCCGGGGAACCAGCTCGTCGCGCGCGAACCACACCTCGCCCACGCCGACGATCTGCACGTCGAACCCACCGTCATGCGCGCGCACCACGCGGCCCACCACGCCCTGCGGAATGCGGCGCCCCGCCGAGGCCACTCGCTCCACACGCGTCGTCACCTCGGTGCCGTGCGGAAGGGGCACGGACAGCCGGTCGATCTGCTCCAGGCCCCGGACCCTCGCGGCGGTGGAGGAAGCGGCATCAGCTCGCGGGTCACTCATCGGTCCCTCCTGCTTGGGTGGGTGGGCCACGGTGGACGCAGTGAACCACGGGAGCCTGACCCGGCACGGCGCTTCCCGTCAGCGCGCGGCGCGTCGCGCGGCGTCGGGCCGGGGCGGTCGCACGGGGAGGAGGCCCTCCACCTCGGACGCCAGGGGCAGTGCCGCCAACGCGCCCAGCTTCGTGACCACCCTCGCCCCCACGCTGGCGGCGAAGGCCATCAGCGCGCTCAGCTCTTCGCGGGTCGCGTCCTCCAGCGAACGCGCATCGCCGTACCAGCGCACCAGTCCGTGAAGCATCGCGGACACGAAGCCGTCACCCGCGCCGGTCGTATCGACCACCGTGACCTGGGGCGCGGGAATGGAGATGACCTCGCCGCGCCAGAGGAACACCGCCCCGCGCTCGCCCAGCGTCACCACCGGAAGCCGCACGCCCTGCCCCGCCAGGACGCGCAGGGCGTCCTCGGGCGTCGTCGCCCCCGTCGCGAAGGACACCTCTTCCTCGGACAGCTTCACCACCGTGCACAACGGGAGCATGCGCCCCAGGAGGACTCGCAGCTCCTCCGGCTGGCTCCACACGTGCAACCGCAGGTTCGGATCACAGCTCACCAGCATCCCGGCGTCGCGCGCCAGGGTGAGCATGCGCACCATGGCCTCACGCGCCTCCGGCAGCAGCAGCGAGTTGGAGCCGCAGTGCACCGCCTTCGCGCACCGCACGAAGTCCCCATCCACGTCCGAGTCATCCAGCAGGAACTCCGCTGAACGCGTCCGGAAGTACGTGAACGTCCGCTCGCCGCGAGCATCCAGGGAAACGAACAGCAGGCCCGTGCGCGCGTGGTCCACCTGCCGCAGGCGGCTCACGTCCACGCCGTCCGCCGCCAGCCGCTCCCTCAGGAAGTGGCCGAACTCGTCCGCGCCCACCACGCCCACCATCGCCGAGCGCAGCCCCAGCCGCGCGAGCCCCACGGAGACATTGGCCGGAGAGCCCCCGGGCGAAGGCCGCCATGCCTCCACGTCCCGCACGCGCGAGGCGCCGCCCGCCACGGGAAGGAAGTCCACCAGCGTCTCGCCGACACACACCACGTCCAGCGATCCGGCCTCGTGCATGACTCTTCCCCTCGGGAGCGCGCGCGCCGTCAGTCCAGGCCCACCTGGGCCATGAAGTCCACGCTCTTGAGCTTGCGGCCCAGGTGGTGCGCGATGAAGACGTTGAGCAGCCCGCGTGCACGGGCCCGGAGGTCCGCGGGCAGCGGCGTGCGCGCGCCTTCCTGGAGCGAGCGCAGGCCGGACAGGAGCGCCACCGGTACCGCCACCGAATCGCGCGCGCGTCCGCCGCAGGGCTCGCACACGGCACCGCCGTGGCCCTGGTCGAACCGCGGACGCTCACCGGGCTGTCCACCACACAGCGAGCAGGAGTCGAAGCGAGGCATCAGCCCTGCCTGCGCCAGCGCCGCCAATTCGAACGCGAGCAGCGACGTGGGGCCGGCCTCCTTCGCGTCCAGGCGGTGCAGATAGCCCTCCACCAGTTGGAACAGCTCCGGATGCGGCTCATGGTCGCGCGTGAGCTCGCGGCACAGCTCCACCGCGTACAGCGCCCGGGCGATGAGGGACAGGTCCTCGCGCGCCGCGTAGAAGCCCGCGACGATGTCCGCCGAGTCCAACCGCACCGTGCTGCCGCGCGTCTCCACCAGTTGCACGCGCAGACGCATGAACGGCTCCAGGGCGCCCGCGAACCGCCGCTTGCTCTTGCGTGCCCCCGCCGCGAACGCGGTCAGCTTGCCGTGCTCGCGCGTCAGCAGCGTCACCAGCCGGTCGGACTCACCGTAGTCGACCGTGGACAGCACGAACGCATCGTCGGCGTACCGCTCCATGATCCCCCTTCAACGCGCCACGGGAGACGGAAGCTTCCCGGACACCATCAGGAACAGGACCGCGCCCAGGAGCAGCACCGCCAGCAGCACCGCCAGGACGACGTACGCCCGCTTGCGCCGCTCCTTCTCCAGCTGCACGGGCGACGGCGCGGGCACCGCCCGGTCCACCTCCTCGTAGCGCAGCGCCGCTTCCTCGGGCGACAGGCCGATGACCTGCGCGTACGCGCGGATGTAGTTCAGCACGAACACGCGCTCGGGCAGCCGCTCCACCTGTCCCGCCTCCAGCGCGGCGACGAGGCTGGGGGGAATCTTCGTCTCCCGGGAGACGTCCTCGCGAGACATGCCGCGCAGCTCGCGCTGCTGGCTGAGGTATTTGCCAAAGTCGACGTGATCCACGGTCTCTCAGCGCCCCCTGGCTTAGAGGTGTTCCAGCAGTGAGCGGCAATCGTCCTTCAGCACCTGCTCGGAGGGCTGGGCCTTCGCCTCGCAGCCCGCGAACGCCTTCTTCGCCGACTCCACCTGCCCGAGCTTCGCCTGGCACACACCCTCGCGGTGGTAGGCCTCCGCGACGTCCGGGCACTTCTCACGGAAGTTCCCGAACTGCCGGCAGGACTCCTCCGTCTTGCCCGTCTCGTCGTAGATGATGCCCAGGTTCCGGTAGCCCATGCAGAAGTCCGGATTGGTGGTGATGGCCGCCTTGATGTTCTGCAGGGCGTTCGACGTATCGCCCTTCTTGTACAGCGCCCAGCCCAGGTTGCCCTGCGCGGAGAAGCCGAAGCGGTACTGCATGTCGTTGAGCGCCTCCTCGTACAGCTTGATGGCGTCGTCGTAGCGGCCCTGATCCAGGCGCAGGTTGCCCAGGTTGTTGCGCGCGTCGGAGAAGGTCGGCCGCAGCTTCAGGGCCTGCTCGTAGTGGGAGGACGCCTCATCGAGCCGCCGGAAGGACAGGTGCAGGAGGATGCCCACCGCGTTGTGGGCCTCTGGGTTGTCCGGGTTCTGCGCCAGCGCCTTCTGGTACTCCGCGAGCGCGTCCTGCACGTGGCCCTGCTGCTGCGCCTGCACGCCCAGGTCGTAATAGATCTCCGAACTCCGGCGCTCTTTCTCCGTGGGGACGTGCGCGCAGCCCGCGGAAGCGAGCACGAGCGCGAGGAAGCTGGAGGAAGCGATGCGGAACATGGGTGCCAATCCGGGATGGAGGTTCAGAACGCGGCCAGGAAGCGGCCCAGGGTGGTGGCGACGTTGCGCTTCTCTTCGGCGCGGGCCTTCACGGCGGGCACGAGCGTGGGCTCCCGGAAGAACACGGGCAGCGTCTTGAGCCACTCGTCCTGCTGCGCGGGGGCCGCGGCGCGCCAGTTCGCGTTGTCCATCATGAAGCCCAGCGACTCCACGAACGCGAGCGCGTCGTCCTCGTCCTCGCGCAGCTCATCCGCGGACTGGATGCGCCGGCCGGACACGTACACCGCGCAGTCGCCCGCCTCCACGAGGTACAGGTACACGAAGACGCCCGCGCCCTGCCCGCCCCGAAGCCCCACCACGAAGGCCTGCGCGGGCCCCGCCTGCTTGCCGGGGATGGCCACGTGCGGAGTGTTGAGGGCCAGGTGCAGCGCGAGCACCTGGTCGCGGCTCGCGGGAAGGCCCCGGTAGCGCTCGTCGATGGTGAACACCGTCGTCTCCCTTCCTGAGCGCCCGCCCCACCTTCAGCGGGTGGTGAGGGTGAACTCCTCGGTCGCGTCCTGCGCGTCCGCAGCCGTCTTCTGGAAGCGGATGAGGGGCGTGTCAATCATCACGTTGCCGCCACCCTCGTTGCCCTCGCCGATGATCACCTTGAAGACGTTCCCGGGAGAGCTGCTGCGGCGGCTCCCCGCGACGACCTTGCGGGCCATCAGCGTCACCGCGTTCGGACCGGGACGCAACTGACTGGTGATGTCCATCACCACCTGGTCCTCGTTATTGCGCAAACGGCGCAGCCAGCGCGAGTTCACATACACGTCGATGTCGAAGTCCGTCATCCCCGGCGTCGTCTGCTCCGTCACCAGCCAGTAGCGCTGCGAGATTCGGCCCGGCACGGAAGCCGGAGGAGTGGGCGCCGCGGCCGGCGCGGGGGCCTGGGCAACGCCCGCGTCCGGAGGCGTGGCGGCCGGCGGCGGAGGCGTGGCGGGAGGCGTCGAGGGCGTGGGGGTCACGGTCGTCACGCGAGCGGCGTATCCCGGCGCGTCGATGTGGACATTGCCCTCCGCGTCGATGCGGACGGTGGCCTTCTCGAAGCGCTGGTTCTTCACGCCGTCGATGTTCACACCGTTCAAGAACACCGAGCCAGCCAGGGCCAGCACGGGAACGAGGGAAGCCACGAGGGTGAGCGCGATGCGGTCGGACGAGCGGGGCATGGGGGCATTCCTCCAGGGAATCCTCAACAGTCCCGGGGGCTTGCAACGACTTAGCGCACCCGGGGGAGCGGGACAAGGCGGGTGTGGCCCACCATGGAGCGCACCGCCGCCCCGAACATTCACCCCGGGGCCCGTGTTCCTCACCCCCGTCCAGCGGACTCGGACGAGGGCTCAGGGCGCCGCGGTCGGAGACGCGCCAGACGCTTCGGGAGGCAGCTCCCGCTGCGCGAGCGCCCAGTCCCCGCCCAGGCCGTGGCCCTCGCGGAAGCGGCGAAAGTCGCGCCGCACGGCACGCGGGTAGCGGCGGAACTTCTCCAGCTCCCCGGCCCGCATGGCGTCCCGGATGCGCGTGGGGCCGGCGTTGTACGCCATCAGCGCCAGGTCCAGGTCTCCGCCGAAACGCCCCTGGAGCGAGCGCAGGTAGCGGATGCCCAGGCGCACGCAGACGGCCGGGTCGGACACCACTTCCTCGCGCGACAGCCTCAGCCCTTCCTTCTCCGCCAGGAAGTGCAACGTGCTGGGCTTGATCTGCATCAGGCCCCGGGCCCCCTTCTCGGAGATGGATTCCTCCTCGAAGTCGGACTCCACGTCGATGAGCGCCAGCACCAACAGCGGGTCATACCCCGTGCGGCGGGACTCCTCGTCGATGGCCTGCCCCAACCGCCGGCGCAACGTGAGGCCCAGATCCGGGGCCCGCTTGGCCAGCACCGCGTCGATGAGGACCGCCTCCTCGGAGGCGGACTCCATCCCCACCACCTCGGGGACCACGGGCTGGGGGGTGGGCTCCTCCAGGAGAGGCACCACCCGCGCGGACACCACGAGCGCCACACCCGCGAGCAAGGGGAGCCGGGAGCACCCACTGCTCAGGGCATGCAGCCCCGCGAAGAACCGCGTCCCCAGCGACCTGCCGCCCGAGGCGGCGGGTCCACTCACTTGCGGTGCTCCAGGGCCTGGATGCGTTCGGACAGACGCTCCAGGCGGGCGCCGAACGCCTGCAACTCCTCGCGGCGCGGCAGCTTCAGGAGGGTCAGGGCCGTACGGACCCGCTCCTCCACGTTGTGCTCCAGGTCCTTGCGGTGCCCCGCCAGGCGGTCGGAGAACTCACGGGCCTGGCGCTTCACCTCGTCCTGGCTCCAACCCGCCACGGAGGCCACGCGCTGCACCGCGCGGGAAGCCTCCTCTTCCGCCGTGTTCACCGCGAGGAGCGCCTGGCTCCAGATCCGCTCGAATGCCTCCGCCACGGAGGTCTTCTCTCGGGGGGCCTCGGTGTTGTTGTCCATGAAGTCGCTCCGGGAGTACCCCAGGCCCTCTTGGAGGGAACCCGGGGCATTCAAAGGGGGTCTGCGACCTAAGCACACCCCATGGGTGAAGAAAACGCTGCTCAGGCCCGCGGAGAAGACGCCGCGCCGCCCGAATTCTTGGCCGCCGGGTGGGGACGCCGGGTGGGCTTGAGGAGCACATCCAGCTTCTTCGACAGGCGACCCAGCTCGTGGGTGATCTGCTCCACCTGGGACTGGCTGGCAACTCCCACCGCCTCCACGACCTTCGCCTGAAGCCCGTCCAGCCGCTTGCGCAGCTCCGCGCCCGCCGCGTCCACCTTCTTGCTCAGCTCCACGACCCGCGGATCCACGCGCAGCTCACCGGCCTGCACCTTCGTCCACAGGGCCTGGACCTCCTTCGCCGCCACCTGGCCCCGCGTCTCCAGCGCCCGGAAGGCCCTGTTCGCCTCCCCTTCCAGGCCCTCGAAGCGCTTCTGCGCCTGCGTGAACCGCCCCTTCAGGTAGGCCTCCACGTTCTGCGTGACGCCCGTCTTCTCCGCTGCCTTCGCACTCGTCGTCGCCATGTCGTGCTCCCCCCCGGCTGTTCCGGGTCTC
It encodes the following:
- a CDS encoding phasin family protein; its protein translation is MDNNTEAPREKTSVAEAFERIWSQALLAVNTAEEEASRAVQRVASVAGWSQDEVKRQAREFSDRLAGHRKDLEHNVEERVRTALTLLKLPRREELQAFGARLERLSERIQALEHRK
- a CDS encoding helix-turn-helix domain-containing protein is translated as MDHVDFGKYLSQQRELRGMSREDVSRETKIPPSLVAALEAGQVERLPERVFVLNYIRAYAQVIGLSPEEAALRYEEVDRAVPAPSPVQLEKERRKRAYVVLAVLLAVLLLGAVLFLMVSGKLPSPVAR
- a CDS encoding lytic transglycosylase domain-containing protein, which gives rise to MSGPAASGGRSLGTRFFAGLHALSSGCSRLPLLAGVALVVSARVVPLLEEPTPQPVVPEVVGMESASEEAVLIDAVLAKRAPDLGLTLRRRLGQAIDEESRRTGYDPLLVLALIDVESDFEEESISEKGARGLMQIKPSTLHFLAEKEGLRLSREEVVSDPAVCVRLGIRYLRSLQGRFGGDLDLALMAYNAGPTRIRDAMRAGELEKFRRYPRAVRRDFRRFREGHGLGGDWALAQRELPPEASGASPTAAP
- a CDS encoding social motility and stimulation tgl protein, whose product is MFTIDERYRGLPASRDQVLALHLALNTPHVAIPGKQAGPAQAFVVGLRGGQGAGVFVYLYLVEAGDCAVYVSGRRIQSADELREDEDDALAFVESLGFMMDNANWRAAAPAQQDEWLKTLPVFFREPTLVPAVKARAEEKRNVATTLGRFLAAF
- the tgl gene encoding social motility TPR repeat lipoprotein Tgl; its protein translation is MFRIASSSFLALVLASAGCAHVPTEKERRSSEIYYDLGVQAQQQGHVQDALAEYQKALAQNPDNPEAHNAVGILLHLSFRRLDEASSHYEQALKLRPTFSDARNNLGNLRLDQGRYDDAIKLYEEALNDMQYRFGFSAQGNLGWALYKKGDTSNALQNIKAAITTNPDFCMGYRNLGIIYDETGKTEESCRQFGNFREKCPDVAEAYHREGVCQAKLGQVESAKKAFAGCEAKAQPSEQVLKDDCRSLLEHL
- the recO gene encoding DNA repair protein RecO, which gives rise to MERYADDAFVLSTVDYGESDRLVTLLTREHGKLTAFAAGARKSKRRFAGALEPFMRLRVQLVETRGSTVRLDSADIVAGFYAAREDLSLIARALYAVELCRELTRDHEPHPELFQLVEGYLHRLDAKEAGPTSLLAFELAALAQAGLMPRFDSCSLCGGQPGERPRFDQGHGGAVCEPCGGRARDSVAVPVALLSGLRSLQEGARTPLPADLRARARGLLNVFIAHHLGRKLKSVDFMAQVGLD
- a CDS encoding carbohydrate kinase family protein encodes the protein MHEAGSLDVVCVGETLVDFLPVAGGASRVRDVEAWRPSPGGSPANVSVGLARLGLRSAMVGVVGADEFGHFLRERLAADGVDVSRLRQVDHARTGLLFVSLDARGERTFTYFRTRSAEFLLDDSDVDGDFVRCAKAVHCGSNSLLLPEAREAMVRMLTLARDAGMLVSCDPNLRLHVWSQPEELRVLLGRMLPLCTVVKLSEEEVSFATGATTPEDALRVLAGQGVRLPVVTLGERGAVFLWRGEVISIPAPQVTVVDTTGAGDGFVSAMLHGLVRWYGDARSLEDATREELSALMAFAASVGARVVTKLGALAALPLASEVEGLLPVRPPRPDAARRAAR
- a CDS encoding DNA polymerase beta superfamily protein, translating into MSDPRADAASSTAARVRGLEQIDRLSVPLPHGTEVTTRVERVASAGRRIPQGVVGRVVRAHDGGFDVQIVGVGEVWFARDELVPRRMGQVQFAQRREAAWGALRPCVVLETRVGSHAWGLADERSDVDVRGVFALPLSWTLGLGEPARDLVSADGSTTYWEVRKAVEQALRADPNTLETLFVPGATAVDTLGEWVLEAREAFVSKAIFGSFGRYAMSQLDKLTRSQRLAEHRDLLLAWLCEDPTPDLDEVARRLAAVSPRAAPSPEDAVLAAKTYVKQLYRSLWDQGLLAANDFAALTVYARGGGQRPPSARELRPKNAYNLLRLVALATGWLRDGVPTFEATGPLKARLLDIKGGQVPLEDVLRDAEAMAPELEAAHRESRLPEHPDYARADRLLRKVGDEVARRWVLKTPGPLGRDAPEAPALEGGAE